The sequence AGGATATGCCACGCTGGGCATTTAACTTACAAATTTATTTCCTCAACAGTCGCTTCAAACAAATATTAGATATTCAGAAAGGAAATAAAACAATTATTCAGGATAGAACGATTTATGAAGATGCGCAAATTTTTGCTCCAAACCTACACGCAATGGGTTTAATGAGCACACGCGATTTTCAAAATTATACTGAAATATTTAATTCCATTACTTCCCTGGTTTCACCACCCGATTTATTAATTTATTTACGCGGTTCAATTCCTGCATTGGTAAATCAAATTCAAAAACGTGGTCGCGAATATGAAGACAATTTACGTCTCGATTATTTACGCCGTTTAAATGAATATTATGAAGCATGGATTGCAAAATACAAACATGGTAAATTATTAATTATTGATATCGACCATTGTAATTTTGCAGAAAATGCTGAAGATTTAGGTAGTGTTATTCAACGCGTGAATACCGAATTATTCGGTTTATTCTAAAAAATATTAATTATGGATATTGTTGCCATCCGCAACGACACGCCGGGTAGTCGTTTAGTAAAACATTTTAATAATGCCGGCTGCTCATTACATCCATTACCTGTAGTTGAAGCCGTAAAACAATTTCTGGATGAAGAATCCATGATTGGCGGATATGAAATACATGCCAAACGCGAACAACAATTACTTGATTTTTATTCGGCAGCAGCAGAAATGCTCAATTGCCATTCAAGAAATATCGCATTTGTAACCAGTGCTACCGATGGATTTGTTAAAGCACTTTCTTCCATTCCTTTTAAATCTGGAGATGTAATTCTTACTACATTAAATGATTATGTTTCCAATCAAATTCAATTTTTATCCTTACAAAAACGATTCGGTGTTCAAATAATACGTGCAGAAAATTTGCCTACGGGAGAAGTAGATCCTGCATCAATAGAACAATTAATCAAAAAACATCGCCCTGTTTTGGTATCTGTTACACATGTGCCAAATAATACGGGTATGATTCAACCGATTGAAGAAATCGGTGCAATTTGCGCAAAAGAAGATGTGTTATATGCAGTCGATATTTGTCAGAGTGCCGGACAAATTCCTGTTGATGTAAAAAAAGTATTATGCGATTTTGCTTCTTTTACCATGCGTAAATTTATGCGCGGACCAAGAGGCAGTGGTGTATTATTTGTTTCAGATAAAGTGTTGGATAAAAAAATGGAACCACTGTTTGTAGATATGCGTGGTGCCGATTGGATTGATGATAATGTATATCAGCAAACACCCGATGCCAAACGATTTGAATACGTGGAACAATCAAATGCAATAATTACCGGCGCAACAGTTGCCATCAGATATTATTTACAATTAGGTCAGCAAAATGTTTATGAAAGAAACCGAATCATAAGCGCTTATACACGGAAAAAATTGTCGGAAATTCCCGGAATTAAATTAATGGACCAGGGAATTAACCTCAGTAATATAATTTCTGCACTTCCGGAGAAAAAAAATATTTTCGAAATAAAAGCCGAGTTAAACCGCTTAGGTATTAATATTGGTGCTGCTCAGAAGAAGTTTGCATTGTTAGATTTTCAACAAAAGCATATAGAGGGAACACTAAGAATTAGTCCGCATTATTTTAATTCACACGAAGAAATTAATATACTTGCAGATTCAATTCATTGTTTAAACCCTTAAATTTATGCAAGCTGATGATTTTATTAAACTCGTCGACAACCCTGAATTTATTTCAGGCATTTACAATTACTGCGACAGATGGTGCGAAAAATGTAACTACGTGAGTCGATGCACTGTAGGCACCATGGATCAATTAATGCGCTTCGGCAGAAATCCTGATGAACCAATTAGTACTGAAGAAATGACAAACCTGTTTGAAATTGCAACAGGCAATTCTATCGACAAAGAAAATGTACATCACATCACAATTGATTTAGATGAATTAATGAATGATGAAGAGGAAATTAGTCTGCTAAACAACCTCGAGCAGTCGGAAGAAGAAACCGAATATATGCTCAGTATGAAAGAAGCGCAAGAATTTACTGAACAACACGATTTAAGTCACACCGTTCATCAATACACGCTTACGTGTATGCGCTGGAAGAAAAAGATGAGCCATTATTTTTATATTGATGTCAGTAAATCGCCTGTCGAATATAAATACATCGGTAAAAATCCTGCACAATCTGAAGAACAAAAAGTGGCAATACAAGATGCATTTTCTGTAATCGACTGGTATGCCATGATGTTTGAAGTGAAATTAAAACGTGCTTTACACGGTTATTATACCGATAAAGATGATTATGCACCGGATAATTATCAATCTGATTTTAATGGCTCAGCAAAAGTTGTTGTTATTGGAATTCAACGTTGTATTGAGGCATTTAAAACGCTGTCAACTTTTTTTGTTGAAGATAAAAATGAATTAAATCAATTTATCGAATTACTTACTACTGTAAAAGAAAAAACTGAAATGCAGTTTCCGGGCTTGTATAAATTTATTCGCCCGGCATTCGATACGGAAAGTTAAATAGTTAAAGCCGACAAAACAGGAAATATTTTACTCATAGGGAAGCCGACTACATTGTAGTAGTCGCCTTCTATACGGGTAATTTTATTTATGCCTATCCATTCCTGAATGGCATAGGCTCCTGCTTTGTCGTATGGCTGATATTTATCGATGTAAAAATCAATTTCAGCATCTGTAAGGGTATCAAAATATACTTTAGTAGTTATTTCTAAATCGTATTGACGTTCTCCCTGAGCTATACAAACACCCGATACTACCTTTATGTTGTTTTCCGGATAATGCTTTTAAAATAGCAACTGCATCTCTACGGTCTATGGGTTTACCAATTATTTTGTTTTCAAGAATTACTACCGTGTCCGCCGTTATTATAATATCCTCAGACTGACAAAGTGTTTTCGCCTTTTCCATTTTCTATTTGCCAGCATTAGAGGAACTGAATCAACATCAACATCTTCGGATGAACGATTCATCAACATCCGGTGAAATAATTGAAAATTCAAAACCGGCATCACCCAAAATTTGCTTTCTGCATGGTGATCCGGAAGCTAAAACTATTTCCATAATTAAAATTCTAAAAGGTAATACAATGGCATTAATCCTAATCCGATAACCATACTTATTTTTAATAAGGTGCTGATTACACCATACTCTTTTTTAGTGCCTGCTGTAAAAAGACGAAAACCAATAAACAATAAAAATGCAACCAGCACTAAAATATAAATCAGGTAAACATTTCCGAAAATATTAAAAACGGTAAAGTTTAAATATAATAATCCTGCAACGGTCAGCAACAAAAATAATTCTGCAATTAACACAGCCCTGTGTGTACCATATTTTACAGGTAATGTTTTGGCATTATACTTTCTGTCTCCTTCTATATCCTGAATATCTTTTACAATTTCCCGCACTACAGTTAATGCAAAAGCAAAAAAACTTATGCCTAATATATATTTGGTACACAAACCTGCAATATAATAATCACCGGGTCTGGCGAGATTATATAATGATGGCTCAAACAACATTACAATTATTACACTAATAGCAGAAAGTAAAGCAACAATAAAATTGCCAATAAAAACCATACGTTTAAATGCAATTGAATACAGATATAATAAAGCAATTACTACAACAAAAATGGTTACCAATTTCCAATAATCAATCACTAAACTCAGGTAAACGCCAAGCCCCAGGCCAATTACGGTAAGTATCAAATAAAAATTAAATGCTTTTTCAGGTGCAATTTTTTTACTGATGATTTGTTGTTCGGGCTTATTAACTGCATCAATTTGAACATCAAAATAATCGTTAATCACATAACCACCTGCACATATTAAAGCAGTTGCTAAAACCAATAGGAAAAATTGAAATTCATTCAGTGTAAACGGCAAACCATATTTCAAAAAGTTAGGCTGCAGTATAAACCAGTCGATACAGTACTGTGTAAGTACAAGCAATAATAAATTTACAGGTCGAAGCAGTTGAATCCAGGCTTTCAATGTAGTGAATTTTGGTGATTACGCTAAAACGCAAAACTTTGAAAAAATAGTATGATCATATTGGCGTTACTAAAAACAGCGATGCTTATTTCTGTGCATCACGCCATTCATAAACCCAGGCACTTTGAACCATTTCCAAATGTCCTTCATTACAATCTTCACGTGTGCCTTTAAATTCAGGTATTTCTAATACCCATTCAATTAATTCGGTAAAACGAATTCGGTAAATTTTAGATTCACCAAAATCATCCCCAAAACGTTCGTACAATTTTAATGCAATATCTTCATGATCTGCCCAATATATTGGCGGCTCTTCAAAATGATTCATTTGTTTGTTTTAATTTAGGATGCAATAATAGTTGACTGGTCAGGAACAATTACTTCGACATAAGTTTCATCTACCATTAAATCGCACTGACAACTTAAACGCGAATTTAATCTTGGGTCTCTTGCTCTGTCGATAAAATCTTCTTCTTTTTCAGTTGTTTCGGGTAATGTTTCCATACCTTTTTCAATATATACATGGCAGGTGCTGCAAGCGCAAACACCACCGCAATTGTGATTGAGTTTAATATCGTTGAGCAGGGCTGCCTCCAGCACTGTGTACCCGGACTCTATTTGTACCTCTCGGGGGGCACTCCCATCTTCAAAAATATATTTAATAGTTACCATAGCCTGAATGAGTTTGCAAAATTATTTCTTTAATGAGCGATTTAAAATACTCTGCGCAATAGCATCGTATAATTGTAGTATATCCGGATGCCCTTTTAGCATACTCCGGTGTTTATTGAGTGTAACCATGTCGCCCCGTGATGCAGGTCCGGTTTGTAATTGAGTTGCGGACATGGTTTTTAATTTACTGATATGTTCATCAATCATCGGAATAAATAAATTAAAATCCAGATTGTTTTCCTGCATCAATTCTTCCGCAATTACAAACATGTGATTGATATAATTATTAATCCAAACCGCAGCAAGATGCAACATTGCTCTTTGCGATTCACTTACTTTTATAACACGGTCGGATATCATATCTGCTAACGCACCAATTGCAGCCTCTACTTCAGGTGTATTACCCGAAACTGCCACCAATGTTTGTTTTAAATCAATAGCGTTATTTTTGGTGAGTGTTTGCATCGGCCACATCACACCATAATTATTGCCATTAATATCAACCATTTGTCCTGCCGCAGCACCGGAGCAGTGAATCAATAATTTTTCCTTTGTAGATATTTTTTTTGCAACTTCTAAAATTGCATCATCTCTTACGGCAATTAAATATGCATCTGAAACCGGCAGTACATCACTAAAATCCAATGCGTGCGTATTGTTTAGTTGCTTTGCCAATTCCGCAGCTTTATCCTTACTTCTTGCAACAATTGCATTTATCTGCATACCGGCGGCTGAAAATGCCTTACCCAAATGGGTAGCCACATTTCCTGTTCCAATAATAGTAAGTGATCGAATTTGCATATCAGGCATTTTTTTGTGTTAACCGATTTTCCTGAATTCGTTTTCGCATACTGATAAAAAATCCTATTGCCATCAAGATAGTACCAATCCACACTAAATTAATCATTGGGAAAATAATAGATTTTATTACAATCCAATCGGTATTTAAGGTGGCATCGGTAACCGTAAATACAAATTTCTCCTGCTCAGGTAATATGCTGTTAAAAGATACTTGGATATTTCCAATTTTTGCTGAAGCATCTTCCAGCATCACCTGTCCCTGCGATTGTAACAAAATAAATTTAGGCTCTATCTTCTCTTCTGCAACACCAATTTTTACTGTCATTTTCGCTTTCACAACAAATGTGTCTTGCGAACCGGTGAGTCGAACAATATCGTTCAATAAAATATATCCGGTATTAAAATGAATAGTATCTCCTGCAGCTATGGTATCCGTTATAATAGTTGGTGGGGCATTTTTACTGCCTTCACCCGGTAATGATGTTACATGTGTAAATACATCATATGTAAGGTAATGTTTAGTGTCCGGATTTGGTGCTAACTGCTGCATTTTAGTATCCATCAGCAAGTATGGATGCACATTAAAATCTGCTAACAATTTTCCTGTTTCAGGATCTACTTTACGGAAATTTAAATTATAATATGTTGCACCACCTTCTAATGTGTCGCCTAAATATGTTACTAAATAATC comes from Bacteroidota bacterium and encodes:
- a CDS encoding geranylgeranylglycerol-phosphate geranylgeranyltransferase; protein product: MKAWIQLLRPVNLLLLVLTQYCIDWFILQPNFLKYGLPFTLNEFQFFLLVLATALICAGGYVINDYFDVQIDAVNKPEQQIISKKIAPEKAFNFYLILTVIGLGLGVYLSLVIDYWKLVTIFVVVIALLYLYSIAFKRMVFIGNFIVALLSAISVIIVMLFEPSLYNLARPGDYYIAGLCTKYILGISFFAFALTVVREIVKDIQDIEGDRKYNAKTLPVKYGTHRAVLIAELFLLLTVAGLLYLNFTVFNIFGNVYLIYILVLVAFLLFIGFRLFTAGTKKEYGVISTLLKISMVIGLGLMPLYYLLEF
- a CDS encoding Maf family protein, which codes for MEIVLASGSPCRKQILGDAGFEFSIISPDVDESFIRRC
- a CDS encoding Maf family protein, with translation MEKAKTLCQSEDIIITADTVVILENKIIGKPIDRRDAVAILKALSGKQHKGSIGCLYSSGRTSIRFRNNY
- a CDS encoding 2Fe-2S iron-sulfur cluster binding domain-containing protein produces the protein MVTIKYIFEDGSAPREVQIESGYTVLEAALLNDIKLNHNCGGVCACSTCHVYIEKGMETLPETTEKEEDFIDRARDPRLNSRLSCQCDLMVDETYVEVIVPDQSTIIAS
- a CDS encoding DUF2520 domain-containing protein, whose amino-acid sequence is MQIRSLTIIGTGNVATHLGKAFSAAGMQINAIVARSKDKAAELAKQLNNTHALDFSDVLPVSDAYLIAVRDDAILEVAKKISTKEKLLIHCSGAAAGQMVDINGNNYGVMWPMQTLTKNNAIDLKQTLVAVSGNTPEVEAAIGALADMISDRVIKVSESQRAMLHLAAVWINNYINHMFVIAEELMQENNLDFNLFIPMIDEHISKLKTMSATQLQTGPASRGDMVTLNKHRSMLKGHPDILQLYDAIAQSILNRSLKK
- a CDS encoding Maf family protein produces the protein MKVVSGVCIAQGERQYDLEITTKVYFDTLTDAEIDFYIDKYQPYDKAGAYAIQEWIGINKITRIEGDYYNVVGFPMSKIFPVLSALTI
- the iscX gene encoding Fe-S cluster assembly protein IscX, yielding MNHFEEPPIYWADHEDIALKLYERFGDDFGESKIYRIRFTELIEWVLEIPEFKGTREDCNEGHLEMVQSAWVYEWRDAQK
- a CDS encoding aminotransferase class V-fold PLP-dependent enzyme, giving the protein MMDIVAIRNDTPGSRLVKHFNNAGCSLHPLPVVEAVKQFLDEESMIGGYEIHAKREQQLLDFYSAAAEMLNCHSRNIAFVTSATDGFVKALSSIPFKSGDVILTTLNDYVSNQIQFLSLQKRFGVQIIRAENLPTGEVDPASIEQLIKKHRPVLVSVTHVPNNTGMIQPIEEIGAICAKEDVLYAVDICQSAGQIPVDVKKVLCDFASFTMRKFMRGPRGSGVLFVSDKVLDKKMEPLFVDMRGADWIDDNVYQQTPDAKRFEYVEQSNAIITGATVAIRYYLQLGQQNVYERNRIISAYTRKKLSEIPGIKLMDQGINLSNIISALPEKKNIFEIKAELNRLGINIGAAQKKFALLDFQQKHIEGTLRISPHYFNSHEEINILADSIHCLNP
- a CDS encoding deoxynucleoside kinase — encoded protein: MAKTTKQATKTKEVKPAANDKKKKPEVTVKSTPNTKSEKSAKPVDEEKNNDVERRVIKHIAVAGNIGAGKTTLTGLLAKHFNWETHFEDVENNPYLYDFYQDMPRWAFNLQIYFLNSRFKQILDIQKGNKTIIQDRTIYEDAQIFAPNLHAMGLMSTRDFQNYTEIFNSITSLVSPPDLLIYLRGSIPALVNQIQKRGREYEDNLRLDYLRRLNEYYEAWIAKYKHGKLLIIDIDHCNFAENAEDLGSVIQRVNTELFGLF